From the Candidatus Thermoplasmatota archaeon genome, the window TTAACAGTATGCATAAATGATCTCTCAAGCGCTACAATATCACTGCCAGAGATGATCTTAGTATCATTTGGTGCCCCTCTATGAACATACCATATCTCAGCCTTGGCCAAATCAAAACCTTCTCTCCACTTCAAACCATTTAGAATATTCCTTGGACT encodes:
- a CDS encoding DUF504 domain-containing protein, translated to MVMPSPRNILNGLKWREGFDLAKAEIWYVHRGAPNDTKIISGSDIVALERSFMHTVNAMIPYHRILKIVYDGKIIFERRH